The Thermocrinis albus DSM 14484 genome segment GTTGGTTTGTCCATCCTAAAGTACTTCTGTATGCTCGTGAGTTAAAGTGGGTGGTGGATCACCTTTTGACACTGGACATCATTCTCATGCCCTCCTTCAGAAGGTTCCTGGAGGAAGAGAGGGTAGTACTACAACCGGAAGGCAACAAAGAGATATTTTTACAGAAGGCTCTCTCCTTACAGGAAGAGCTTCTATCTCTCGGCTACAGGGTTAGGGTTTTGCCTCAGCTTCATAAGCTTCTTGGACTGAAGTAACCTTCTGGGAGGAGGGGAAGAAGTATTCCACAATCGCCCCATAGATGGCTTTTGCCATCTTTTCCTGAAAATCCTCCTGGGTCATAAGTCTTGCTTCGGTAGGGTTGGTTATAAAGCCCACCTCCACCAACACTGATGGTATTCCAGGTGTCTTGAGAACCGCAAAACCTGCCCTCTGAACACCCTTAAACTCCACATTTCTTCCTAACTCTGTGTTTATAGCTTTTGCCAGTTTCTGAGCAAAGGCCACACTTTCGTAAAGGGTAACGTCCATGGCTAGATCAGCCAGGACCTTTCTGGCACTTATGGGAAGGTCCGCAACCCCCAGAGCCAACTTCGCGTAAGAGTCGTTTCTCACTATCTGTTCTTTCTTCTTCTGTGCAGCCTCTGAAGATATAGCAAATATGTAAGTTCCTCTGGCATGTTCTGAAACACCTTTGGGAGAAGCGTTGGCGTGGATACTTACCAAAAGGTCCGCTCTGTTACGTAGAGCTATGTGAGCCCTCTCCTGTAGGGTGACGAAGGTATCGTCCTTACGAGTCATCACCACCCGGAAACGTCCATCCTCTGCAAGCAGTTTAGCCAACTTTTTGGCTATCGCCAAGTTTACATCCTTCTCCTTGATACCATCCACTCCTATAGCTCCGGGATCATGACCTCCGTGTCCCGGATCGATCACCACTGTCTTAAGTTGGGATATCACTCTTGTTTTTACCCGCTCACTGATGACGCGTTCCTTTTTCTGGTGCTCGTGGGTATATCCCAACACCTTTAGAACCGTAGGGTCCAGTATGGCGATGAGAGAATCATCATCAGCTTTCTCCTTCTCTGAGGGAGCGTATATATCCAACACTATACGGAAGGGATCCTCCAAAGAGAAGGCCTTGACAGTGCCGTAATTTCTTTCCAACACCAAGCGCGTACCCCACTGATGTTTCCCCACACGGGTAGCTATACCCTGAGGTAGTTTTACGCTTACTCCTATGATGTCCACCACTATCCTTTTGGGATTCTCCAGAAGAAGTACCCTGTAATCAACTCGCTCACCCAACACAAGGACTATCCTCTCTTTGTCGGGGTATAATGCCCTTCTGAAGCCCACTTCTATAGAGGCTTCTCCCCTTGCCCAGCATACTCCCAACAGTAGAGAAAACAGTGTTAGTAAACTAAAAGTTGCCAAACTCCTCCGGAACACTTATCTCCTCCTTTACTTCCTCTCTGCGGGTAGCCCACGGAGGTTTAGGAAACCTTACCATGAGAGGTGTAGGTATGTCGGGTTGATGCAGTATCATACTACCCTTCTTAAGGAGAAGAGCTCTCTGCCGGAAGTTACCCATCAAAAACTCGTACTCTTTACTTAGAACCTCGCTACTGTCCAGTCTACCTACCACCTTTATGGCAGAGTTGGCCAGGACCCTTTTCTCTATCTCGCTGGCAGTCTGCTGGGCACCTATCAGTATAACACCCAAGCTCCTACCCCTCTCCGCTA includes the following:
- a CDS encoding N-acetylmuramoyl-L-alanine amidase, translating into MFRRSLATFSLLTLFSLLLGVCWARGEASIEVGFRRALYPDKERIVLVLGERVDYRVLLLENPKRIVVDIIGVSVKLPQGIATRVGKHQWGTRLVLERNYGTVKAFSLEDPFRIVLDIYAPSEKEKADDDSLIAILDPTVLKVLGYTHEHQKKERVISERVKTRVISQLKTVVIDPGHGGHDPGAIGVDGIKEKDVNLAIAKKLAKLLAEDGRFRVVMTRKDDTFVTLQERAHIALRNRADLLVSIHANASPKGVSEHARGTYIFAISSEAAQKKKEQIVRNDSYAKLALGVADLPISARKVLADLAMDVTLYESVAFAQKLAKAINTELGRNVEFKGVQRAGFAVLKTPGIPSVLVEVGFITNPTEARLMTQEDFQEKMAKAIYGAIVEYFFPSSQKVTSVQEAYEAEAKP